One Candidatus Devosia phytovorans genomic window carries:
- a CDS encoding BrnA antitoxin family protein has translation MMRPPRRGSAYDQAEAAFKSATSKPAAPAPVKLASPPEGKELVSLRLDRAVLEHFQEDGPGWQDRINAALRAAAGIDS, from the coding sequence ATGATGCGACCACCCAGACGCGGTAGTGCCTATGATCAGGCTGAGGCTGCCTTCAAATCGGCAACGAGCAAGCCTGCGGCCCCTGCTCCGGTGAAGTTGGCTAGTCCGCCCGAGGGCAAGGAGTTGGTGTCACTGCGGCTCGACCGTGCCGTGCTGGAGCATTTCCAGGAGGACGGACCGGGCTGGCAGGACCGGATCAATGCTGCGCTGCGCGCCGCGGCAGGGATCGACAGCTAA
- a CDS encoding SEL1-like repeat protein: MSKRLGLALVCLLALNLSATGDAFAQKTKTKDTTTTQSQTSPLDPNDPDDLEKILDEADDAYFTAEGVEPDYEYAFEMYMLAAEVGDAYAMNRVALMYDRGEFVELDYEIAFEWYLKSAEAGLAAAQSNVGSMYSAGDGVGRDYAEAMKWFRLAADNDYAYANYAIGDLFLAGNGVAEDAEEATAWYKKASDAGDANGHWALSLRYLYGDGANKDSQLAAELAYKALTQGLEIALEEIQEIGSADTSPNYRRTLQQLLKDGGYYTGAIDGSFGPATQRAVEAAFNTAE; the protein is encoded by the coding sequence ATGTCCAAGCGTTTAGGTCTCGCTCTCGTCTGCCTTCTGGCGCTCAATCTTTCCGCCACCGGCGATGCTTTCGCGCAAAAGACCAAGACCAAGGACACGACCACAACCCAGTCACAGACCAGCCCGCTGGATCCGAACGATCCGGACGATCTCGAAAAAATCCTGGACGAGGCCGACGACGCCTATTTCACCGCCGAGGGCGTCGAGCCCGACTACGAATATGCTTTCGAAATGTACATGCTGGCGGCCGAGGTCGGTGATGCCTATGCGATGAACCGCGTGGCGCTGATGTATGACCGCGGCGAATTCGTCGAACTCGACTACGAAATCGCCTTCGAATGGTATCTGAAGTCGGCCGAAGCAGGCTTGGCGGCGGCACAGAGCAATGTGGGCAGCATGTATAGCGCTGGCGATGGCGTGGGGCGTGACTATGCCGAGGCCATGAAGTGGTTCCGGCTCGCAGCGGACAATGACTATGCCTACGCCAATTACGCCATCGGCGACCTGTTCCTGGCCGGCAATGGTGTCGCCGAGGATGCCGAAGAAGCGACCGCCTGGTACAAGAAGGCGTCTGATGCCGGCGATGCGAATGGCCATTGGGCGCTGTCGCTGCGCTATCTCTATGGTGATGGCGCCAACAAGGACAGCCAGCTCGCCGCCGAGCTCGCCTACAAGGCGCTGACGCAGGGCCTTGAGATCGCGCTTGAGGAAATCCAGGAGATCGGCAGCGCCGATACCTCTCCCAACTACCGCCGGACGCTGCAGCAATTGCTCAAGGATGGCGGCTATTACACCGGCGCCATCGATGGCAGTTTCGGCCCGGCGACGCAGCGTGCGGTCGAGGCGGCATTCAATACGGCCGAATAA
- a CDS encoding TSUP family transporter encodes MILDPLVLLALAAVGMLAGFVDAIAGGGGMISIPALLFAGLPPVSALATNKLQSVVGTTMAAVTFWRRGYVSVQRLIPAIAMTFAGSLLGASVVRSVDTNLLQMAVPVALIAIALYFLFAPNLSDDSRHARLPFRLLVPAIGFVIGFYDGIFGPGTGSFFTICFVTLFGLGLTHASGNTKVLNLTSNLAALVIFIPAGAVVWPAAVAMAIGQIAGGYIGARTGIRYGAKLIRPVVVVVCIVLAVRLLFFS; translated from the coding sequence ATGATCTTGGATCCCCTCGTCCTCCTCGCCCTCGCGGCGGTCGGCATGCTCGCCGGTTTTGTTGATGCCATCGCCGGCGGCGGCGGTATGATCAGTATTCCGGCTTTGCTCTTTGCCGGCCTGCCACCGGTTTCGGCGCTGGCCACCAACAAGCTGCAGAGCGTCGTCGGCACAACCATGGCCGCCGTAACCTTCTGGCGCCGCGGCTATGTCTCGGTGCAGCGCCTGATCCCGGCCATCGCGATGACCTTCGCCGGCAGCCTGCTCGGCGCCTCTGTCGTCAGGAGCGTAGATACCAACCTGCTGCAGATGGCGGTCCCCGTCGCCCTCATCGCCATCGCGCTCTATTTCCTCTTCGCGCCGAACCTCTCCGACGACAGCCGCCACGCCCGCCTGCCATTCCGCCTTCTGGTGCCAGCCATCGGCTTCGTGATCGGCTTTTACGACGGCATTTTCGGGCCGGGGACAGGCTCCTTCTTCACCATATGCTTCGTGACGCTGTTCGGTCTGGGGCTCACCCACGCCTCGGGCAATACCAAGGTGCTCAACCTCACCTCGAACCTCGCGGCGCTGGTGATCTTCATTCCCGCCGGCGCCGTCGTCTGGCCGGCCGCCGTGGCCATGGCCATTGGTCAGATCGCCGGCGGCTATATCGGCGCTCGCACCGGCATCCGCTACGGGGCAAAACTCATCCGCCCCGTCGTTGTGGTCGTCTGTATCGTGCTGGCCGTGCGCCTGCTGTTTTTCAGCTAG
- a CDS encoding glycosyltransferase family 2 protein, translating to MADVELTILMPCLNEAETLASCISKAQGFLARTGISGEVVIADNGSTDGSQAIAEGLGARVIPVPQRGYGAALGGGIQAARGRYIIMGDADDSYDFANLDAFIEQLRDGAELVMGNRFKGGIAPGAMPWHHRYIGNPVLSTVGRVFFNTPIRDFHCGLRGFSREAILGLNLRTSGMEFASEMVVKASLAQLDLREVPTRLAKDGRSRPPHLRSFRDGWRHLRFLLLFSPRWLFLYPGMALLWVGLVVGAILLPGPARYGGVVFDIHTFLVASLCIIVGLQSISFAVIGRRFASRYGFIPKSGHYDRILEALTLERILIVAVGLMLIGMVALFWGLGQWAVRDFGPLNPSSTLRPVILAMTALVGGFQMMMSGFMSSIMNIPIYERRIAETPPGK from the coding sequence GTGGCCGACGTCGAACTGACCATATTGATGCCCTGCCTCAACGAGGCCGAGACGCTGGCCAGCTGCATCAGCAAGGCGCAGGGCTTCCTCGCGCGCACGGGCATTTCGGGTGAAGTCGTCATCGCCGACAACGGTTCGACTGACGGCTCGCAGGCCATTGCCGAAGGTCTGGGCGCCCGCGTCATCCCCGTGCCGCAGCGTGGCTATGGCGCAGCGCTGGGCGGTGGCATCCAGGCCGCCCGGGGTCGCTACATCATCATGGGCGATGCCGACGACAGCTATGACTTCGCCAATCTCGACGCCTTCATTGAGCAATTGCGCGATGGCGCCGAACTCGTCATGGGCAATCGCTTCAAGGGCGGCATCGCCCCGGGCGCCATGCCCTGGCATCATCGTTATATCGGCAATCCGGTGCTGAGCACCGTCGGTCGGGTGTTCTTCAATACCCCGATCCGCGACTTCCACTGCGGCCTGCGCGGCTTTTCCCGCGAAGCCATCCTCGGGCTCAACCTGCGCACGTCGGGCATGGAATTTGCCTCCGAAATGGTGGTCAAGGCCTCGCTGGCCCAGCTCGACCTGCGCGAAGTGCCAACCAGGCTCGCCAAGGACGGTCGCTCCCGTCCGCCCCATCTGCGCTCGTTCCGCGATGGCTGGCGCCACCTGCGCTTCCTGCTGCTGTTTTCTCCACGCTGGCTCTTCCTTTATCCCGGCATGGCGCTGCTCTGGGTCGGCCTGGTCGTCGGCGCCATCCTGCTGCCGGGTCCGGCGCGCTATGGTGGTGTTGTCTTCGACATTCACACCTTCCTTGTCGCCTCGCTCTGCATCATCGTCGGGCTGCAGTCGATTTCCTTTGCCGTCATCGGTCGCCGCTTCGCTTCGCGTTACGGCTTCATCCCCAAGTCCGGCCACTATGACCGGATTTTGGAAGCGCTGACCCTCGAGCGCATCCTGATCGTCGCCGTCGGCTTAATGCTGATCGGCATGGTGGCCCTGTTCTGGGGCCTCGGCCAATGGGCCGTGCGCGATTTCGGCCCGCTCAATCCCAGCAGCACATTGCGTCCCGTCATCCTCGCCATGACGGCCCTCGTCGGCGGCTTCCAGATGATGATGAGCGGCTTCATGTCCTCCATCATGAACATTCCCATCTACGAGCGCCGCATCGCCGAAACGCCGCCGGGCAAGTAA
- the hisG gene encoding ATP phosphoribosyltransferase, translating into MSGITLAVPSKGRLEELTRDWFAAKGMTITRPGGARSYLGAIEGMPEITVRFFPASEIARELIRGNIDLGVTGLDLIHETSESGPASVSIASKLGFGKADCVVAVPEAWIDVTHMHDLADVASDFRSRHGRWMRIATKYITITRQHFAKAGIAEYRTVESLGATEAAPASGVADIVVDITTTGSTLAANGLRVLEDGIMLQSEACLIVSRTASFSKSRKAQLDAVLARLDTQAGF; encoded by the coding sequence ATGAGCGGTATCACTTTGGCTGTGCCTTCCAAGGGACGGCTCGAAGAGCTGACGCGCGACTGGTTTGCCGCCAAGGGCATGACGATAACCCGCCCGGGCGGCGCGCGCTCCTATCTCGGCGCCATCGAAGGCATGCCCGAAATCACCGTGCGCTTCTTTCCGGCCTCGGAAATTGCCCGCGAGCTGATCCGCGGCAATATCGACCTTGGCGTCACCGGCCTCGACTTGATTCATGAGACCAGCGAAAGCGGTCCGGCCTCGGTCTCCATCGCCAGCAAGCTCGGCTTCGGCAAGGCGGACTGCGTCGTCGCCGTGCCGGAAGCCTGGATTGACGTCACGCACATGCACGACTTGGCCGACGTCGCCTCAGACTTCCGCAGCCGTCACGGCCGCTGGATGCGCATCGCCACCAAATACATCACCATCACCCGCCAGCATTTCGCCAAAGCCGGCATAGCCGAATACCGCACCGTCGAAAGCCTCGGCGCCACCGAGGCTGCTCCAGCCTCCGGCGTGGCCGATATCGTCGTCGATATCACCACCACCGGCTCGACGCTGGCCGCCAATGGCCTGCGTGTGCTGGAGGATGGCATCATGCTGCAGAGCGAGGCGTGCCTCATCGTCTCGCGCACCGCCAGCTTTTCCAAAAGCCGCAAGGCACAGCTCGATGCGGTCCTGGCACGGTTGGACACGCAGGCGGGCTTCTGA
- a CDS encoding ATP phosphoribosyltransferase regulatory subunit, translating into MTNPALRRTQLDALVEAQGATRATPPLLLSADPYFDLAGEEFGRRLLLTTDTRGAEYCLRPDFTLPIVTAYIADGVGSPAAFSYMGPIFRQRETGPAEFDQAGIELLAQLDGDVALDQVLTFARAALSIYGVAPDIRLGGVGLFEALLVQADMPDAWRPRIRNRFGHTEALDRLLTRLEAAPDLPREKQPSRGALVETVTEQMVASGLSLSEGRTPDEIADRYLEQQALDAAQVPASTLKLLRDYLAISGPVLQALSRVEALAAQHKLMLGAPIRAIRRHLNGLGEARVTFDASFSPRLDYYTGIVFEMTGPRGEILASGGQYDRLLERLGAKAPIAASGCSVWVDRLEQEVSP; encoded by the coding sequence ATGACCAACCCCGCCCTTCGCCGTACCCAGCTCGATGCGCTGGTCGAAGCCCAGGGCGCAACCCGCGCCACGCCGCCGCTTCTCCTCTCGGCCGATCCCTATTTCGATCTGGCCGGCGAGGAATTTGGCCGCCGCCTGCTGCTGACCACCGATACCAGGGGCGCAGAATATTGCCTGCGTCCCGATTTCACCCTGCCCATCGTCACCGCCTATATCGCCGATGGCGTCGGCTCTCCGGCCGCCTTTTCCTACATGGGCCCGATCTTTCGCCAGCGCGAAACCGGCCCCGCTGAATTCGACCAGGCCGGCATCGAACTCCTCGCCCAGTTGGATGGCGACGTCGCCCTCGACCAGGTTTTGACCTTCGCCCGTGCCGCCCTCTCCATCTATGGCGTCGCCCCCGATATCCGCCTCGGCGGTGTTGGCCTTTTCGAAGCCCTGCTGGTACAGGCCGACATGCCTGACGCCTGGCGCCCGCGCATCCGCAATCGCTTCGGCCACACCGAAGCGCTCGACCGCCTGCTGACCCGGCTCGAAGCCGCGCCCGACCTGCCGCGCGAAAAGCAGCCGAGCCGCGGCGCACTGGTCGAGACCGTCACCGAGCAGATGGTCGCCTCCGGCCTCAGCCTCTCGGAAGGCCGCACACCCGACGAAATCGCCGACCGCTACCTCGAACAGCAGGCGCTCGACGCCGCCCAGGTACCGGCATCGACGCTGAAGCTCCTGCGCGATTATCTCGCCATTTCGGGACCGGTGCTGCAGGCCCTGTCGCGCGTCGAGGCACTGGCCGCCCAGCACAAACTGATGCTCGGTGCGCCGATCCGCGCCATCCGCCGCCACCTCAATGGCCTGGGCGAGGCTCGCGTCACATTCGACGCCAGCTTCTCGCCGCGCCTCGACTATTACACCGGCATCGTCTTTGAAATGACCGGGCCGCGCGGCGAGATTCTTGCCTCTGGCGGACAATACGATCGCCTTCTCGAACGTCTCGGCGCCAAGGCGCCCATCGCCGCCTCCGGCTGCTCGGTCTGGGTTGACCGTCTCGAGCAGGAGGTTTCCCCATGA
- the hisS gene encoding histidine--tRNA ligase, with protein sequence MTEKTKLIAPRLPRGFEDRTPGEIAAVGQMIDRIKAVYQRYGFDPVETPLFEYTETLGKFLPDTDRPNAGVFSLQDDDEQWMSLRYDLTAPLARYFADNFETLPKPYRSYRQGYVFRNEKPGPGRFRQFMQFDADTVGAGGPEADAEMCMMMADVMDALGLEGKYVVRVNNRKVLDGVLEAAGVTTDEQKLTVLRAIDKLDKFGPQGVKLLLGAGRKDDSGDFTKGAGLSDEQSAVVLDYVGGKPVDNAGTAELNAMQALFTAAGYGADRIKIDPSVVRGLEYYTGPVFEIELTFKVQNEKGQDVVFGSVGGGGRYDGLVSRFRREPVPATGFSIGVSRLANALKLTGNLGATEPAGPVVVLVMDKEQMAGYQAMVSELRKAGIRAEMFLGNTKNFGKQVAYADKRNSPIVIIEGSQEREQGILQIKDLIAGKQAAEAITDNAEWKAARPGQFEIKREDLVAAVAKLLSEQ encoded by the coding sequence ATGACCGAAAAGACCAAGCTCATCGCCCCGCGCCTGCCGCGCGGCTTCGAGGACCGCACGCCCGGCGAAATCGCCGCCGTCGGCCAGATGATCGACAGGATCAAGGCGGTCTATCAACGCTATGGCTTCGACCCGGTCGAAACCCCGCTCTTTGAATATACCGAGACCCTGGGCAAGTTCCTGCCCGACACCGATAGGCCCAATGCCGGCGTCTTCTCCCTGCAGGACGATGACGAACAGTGGATGAGCCTGCGCTACGACCTGACGGCGCCGCTCGCCCGCTATTTCGCCGACAATTTCGAGACCCTGCCCAAGCCCTATCGCTCCTATCGCCAGGGCTATGTCTTCCGCAATGAAAAGCCCGGTCCTGGCCGTTTCCGCCAGTTCATGCAGTTCGACGCCGACACTGTCGGCGCCGGCGGCCCCGAGGCCGATGCCGAAATGTGCATGATGATGGCCGACGTCATGGATGCGCTTGGCCTTGAGGGCAAATACGTCGTCCGCGTCAACAACCGCAAGGTGCTCGACGGCGTGCTCGAAGCCGCTGGCGTCACCACAGATGAGCAGAAGCTCACCGTACTCCGCGCCATCGACAAGCTCGACAAGTTCGGTCCCCAAGGCGTCAAACTCCTGCTCGGCGCCGGCCGCAAGGACGACAGCGGCGATTTTACCAAGGGCGCGGGCCTATCCGATGAGCAGAGCGCAGTGGTACTCGACTATGTTGGCGGCAAGCCCGTCGACAATGCCGGCACCGCCGAACTCAACGCCATGCAGGCGCTGTTCACTGCCGCGGGTTATGGCGCCGACCGCATCAAGATCGACCCCTCGGTCGTCCGTGGCCTCGAATATTACACCGGCCCGGTCTTCGAGATCGAACTGACCTTCAAAGTGCAGAACGAGAAGGGTCAGGATGTGGTCTTTGGTTCGGTGGGTGGCGGTGGTCGTTATGACGGCCTCGTCTCGCGCTTCCGTCGCGAGCCTGTGCCAGCCACTGGCTTTTCCATCGGCGTCTCGCGCCTCGCCAATGCGCTCAAGCTTACTGGCAATCTCGGCGCCACCGAGCCAGCCGGTCCGGTCGTCGTCCTCGTCATGGACAAGGAACAGATGGCTGGCTACCAGGCCATGGTGTCCGAGCTGCGCAAGGCCGGGATCCGCGCCGAAATGTTCTTGGGCAATACCAAGAATTTCGGCAAGCAGGTTGCCTATGCCGACAAGCGCAATTCGCCCATCGTCATCATCGAGGGCAGCCAGGAACGCGAGCAGGGCATCCTGCAGATCAAGGATCTGATCGCCGGCAAGCAGGCCGCCGAAGCCATTACCGACAATGCCGAGTGGAAGGCCGCCCGGCCTGGCCAGTTCGAGATCAAGCGTGAAGACCTCGTCGCCGCCGTCGCCAAACTGCTGAGCGAGCAATGA
- a CDS encoding DNA-3-methyladenine glycosylase I — protein MSTESLPENPADGLPRCPWAGDDALYRHYHDREWGRPVTSDTRLFEKICLEGFQSGLSWITILRKRERFRQVFHGFDIPRVAAMTEADVETLLQDAGIIRHRGKINATINNAKRALELQKEFGSLAAYFWRFETRPEHRPSDLSWDSLRQLAQTEASVRLSKDLRKRGFNFVGPTTCYAFMQAMGLVNDHMLGCFCRDEVEAERNALVRPK, from the coding sequence ATGTCCACTGAGTCGCTCCCCGAAAACCCCGCCGATGGTCTGCCGCGCTGCCCTTGGGCGGGCGACGATGCGCTCTATCGCCACTACCACGACCGCGAATGGGGCCGTCCGGTCACCTCCGACACGCGCCTTTTCGAAAAGATCTGCCTCGAGGGCTTCCAGTCGGGCCTGTCCTGGATCACCATCCTGCGCAAGCGCGAGCGCTTCCGCCAGGTTTTCCATGGCTTCGATATTCCCAGGGTCGCCGCCATGACCGAGGCCGATGTCGAAACCCTGTTGCAGGACGCCGGCATCATCCGCCATCGCGGCAAGATCAACGCCACCATCAACAATGCGAAGCGCGCCCTCGAACTGCAAAAGGAATTCGGCTCGCTCGCCGCCTATTTCTGGCGCTTCGAAACCCGCCCCGAGCATCGTCCCTCCGACCTCAGCTGGGACAGTCTGCGCCAGCTTGCCCAGACCGAGGCGTCGGTTCGATTGAGCAAGGACCTGCGCAAGCGTGGCTTCAACTTCGTCGGCCCCACCACCTGCTATGCCTTCATGCAGGCCATGGGCCTGGTCAACGATCACATGCTCGGCTGCTTCTGCCGCGACGAGGTCGAGGCCGAACGCAACGCCCTGGTGCGCCCCAAATAA
- a CDS encoding L,D-transpeptidase: MSVIKLAGMTVVVALCGALPTMAQGLQPGWRFAPPPGVTIVDSRPDNALQLQGNPYVDPAYLRQVVAYPTSERSGTIVVDTRAHFLYFVLGDGRALRYGIGVAKSGFEWKGTHQVSRKAEWPSWTPPAEMLQRRPELPRFMEGGPNNPLGARALYLGSTLYRIHGTNEPWSIGQNVSSGCIRMTNADVVDLYGRVKLHSKVVVIS; this comes from the coding sequence ATGAGCGTGATTAAGCTGGCCGGGATGACGGTTGTGGTGGCGCTGTGCGGCGCCTTGCCAACCATGGCGCAGGGGCTGCAGCCGGGCTGGCGGTTTGCACCGCCGCCGGGGGTGACGATCGTCGACAGCCGGCCGGACAATGCGCTGCAATTGCAGGGCAATCCTTATGTCGATCCGGCCTATCTGCGGCAGGTGGTGGCTTACCCGACCAGCGAGCGCAGCGGGACGATCGTGGTCGATACGCGGGCGCATTTTTTGTACTTCGTGCTCGGGGACGGGCGGGCGCTGCGCTATGGCATCGGCGTCGCCAAGTCGGGCTTCGAGTGGAAGGGTACCCACCAGGTGTCGCGCAAGGCGGAATGGCCGAGCTGGACACCGCCGGCGGAGATGTTGCAGCGCCGGCCAGAGCTGCCGCGCTTCATGGAGGGCGGGCCAAACAATCCTCTGGGTGCGCGGGCGCTGTATCTGGGGTCAACGCTCTATCGCATCCATGGCACCAACGAGCCGTGGAGCATCGGGCAGAATGTGTCGTCGGGCTGTATCCGCATGACCAATGCCGATGTCGTAGACCTCTATGGACGCGTAAAACTTCACAGCAAGGTGGTTGTCATTTCCTAA
- a CDS encoding pilus assembly protein TadG-related protein, with protein MNLRLLSLVRRFGRDESGVFAVVFGLMAIVLIALGGATVDYVALDQARSRSQIALDAAALALQPESQLTGANKTAIQAKAQALVDDRIGGGGVVTINSTTINTTDGSLYFTATMKTPTIFVALVGVKEMSAFIQSEATRKKLSLEIAFVLDNSGSMAYTGTGTLGLKQRMQFLKDAATCATNILFYKDTTTPLLFPDTCVPATGAVKLDNVKIGVVPFTMFVNVGASNLNATWIDKGTSVTANDNFDDGRTPPGNINRTTLFTATKQSWKGCVEARPHIKTGTRAEEYLDTDDTVPLAGNTLFVPMFSPDVLDGLQGNDYMDDTPAICDRPAPAQCIQVQSRFGCNSSNGSCSSSNTADPVTGGTNASGVVDVLATNGANFTSSTKYPNGYYGAHASSCSCSAWTSYSDWTQTGGSGNNRTFTRFRSCNGGGYTPGGLTNRQLQERICKYYGTVTTVSDTRGPNADCGAASITPLTATPSTVTTAISNMVALGGTNIHEGAAWGFRALSPGAPFTEGGPYDQATSKVMILMTDGENTTYNLSNYCSQGMRTLNSNCYNSAYGYPYNSFNTDTASSSGGNIERLGRFGANNASLVTELNNRTVQTCANAKAAGITVYTIGLATSEASQSTQAVVEDMLTQCASTPDKAHFPQEPSELKDVFQQIANELTALRLSR; from the coding sequence TTGAACCTTCGCTTGCTCTCCCTGGTCCGTCGCTTTGGCCGCGACGAAAGCGGTGTCTTTGCCGTGGTGTTCGGCCTGATGGCGATCGTGCTGATCGCGCTGGGCGGGGCAACCGTGGACTATGTGGCGCTGGACCAGGCGCGCAGCCGATCCCAGATCGCCCTCGACGCGGCGGCGCTGGCGTTGCAGCCGGAGAGCCAGCTGACGGGCGCGAACAAGACCGCCATCCAGGCAAAGGCGCAGGCACTGGTGGATGACCGCATCGGCGGCGGCGGCGTGGTGACGATCAACAGCACGACGATCAACACGACCGACGGCTCGCTCTATTTCACCGCGACCATGAAGACGCCGACGATTTTCGTGGCACTGGTCGGGGTCAAGGAAATGTCGGCCTTCATCCAGTCGGAAGCGACGCGCAAGAAGCTGTCGCTGGAAATCGCCTTCGTGCTCGATAATTCGGGGTCGATGGCCTACACGGGCACCGGCACTCTCGGGCTGAAACAGCGCATGCAGTTCCTCAAGGACGCCGCCACCTGCGCGACCAATATCCTGTTCTACAAGGACACGACCACGCCGCTGCTGTTTCCTGACACCTGCGTGCCGGCAACCGGTGCGGTCAAGCTGGACAACGTCAAGATCGGCGTCGTGCCGTTCACGATGTTCGTCAATGTCGGCGCCAGCAATCTGAACGCGACCTGGATCGACAAGGGCACGTCGGTCACCGCCAATGACAATTTCGACGATGGCCGCACCCCACCAGGCAATATCAATCGCACCACCCTGTTCACCGCGACCAAGCAGAGCTGGAAAGGCTGTGTAGAGGCGCGCCCGCATATCAAGACCGGGACGCGGGCCGAGGAATATCTCGACACCGACGACACCGTGCCTCTGGCGGGCAATACGCTGTTCGTACCGATGTTTTCGCCCGATGTGCTCGATGGGTTGCAGGGCAATGACTATATGGACGACACGCCGGCCATATGTGACCGCCCTGCTCCTGCCCAGTGCATTCAGGTGCAGTCGCGCTTTGGCTGCAATTCGTCAAATGGCAGCTGCTCGTCGAGCAATACGGCTGATCCGGTCACTGGTGGCACCAATGCGAGCGGCGTGGTGGATGTGCTGGCGACCAACGGCGCCAACTTCACCAGCTCGACCAAATATCCCAATGGCTATTACGGCGCGCATGCGTCGAGCTGTTCGTGCAGCGCATGGACGAGCTATTCCGACTGGACCCAGACCGGTGGCAGCGGCAACAATCGCACCTTCACGCGCTTCCGCTCCTGCAATGGTGGTGGCTATACGCCCGGTGGCCTGACCAACCGGCAATTGCAGGAACGCATCTGCAAATATTACGGCACGGTCACGACCGTCAGCGATACGCGCGGTCCCAATGCCGACTGCGGTGCTGCGTCGATCACGCCGCTGACGGCCACGCCATCGACGGTGACCACCGCGATCAGCAACATGGTGGCCCTGGGCGGCACGAATATCCACGAGGGCGCGGCATGGGGCTTCCGGGCACTGTCGCCGGGTGCACCCTTCACTGAAGGCGGCCCCTACGACCAGGCGACGTCCAAGGTGATGATCCTGATGACCGACGGCGAGAACACGACCTATAATCTGTCGAATTACTGCAGCCAGGGCATGCGCACGCTCAACAGCAATTGCTACAACTCCGCCTATGGCTATCCGTATAATTCGTTCAACACGGACACTGCGTCGTCCAGTGGCGGCAATATCGAGCGTTTGGGCAGGTTCGGTGCCAACAATGCGAGCCTGGTGACCGAGCTGAACAATCGTACCGTCCAGACCTGTGCCAATGCCAAGGCTGCCGGCATCACGGTCTATACGATCGGCCTGGCAACATCCGAAGCCAGCCAGAGCACGCAGGCGGTTGTGGAAGACATGCTCACGCAATGTGCCAGCACACCGGACAAGGCCCATTTCCCGCAGGAGCCGAGCGAACTCAAGGATGTGTTCCAGCAGATCGCCAATGAACTGACGGCGCTGCGCCTGTCCCGGTAG